TTCAAGTTTCCAGAAAAGGTTATGAGAAAAAAGTCCTATATGATTTCAAAGGATTCTTTTCGAAAGCCTCAACTGTCGACATCAATGACACTATTGCTGTGGTGGTAAAGGGAGTTCTCGAATCTCCTTCTCACCGAATTCTAGTTCTTGAAAATAAGAAGCTTGTTGGAATTATCAGTCCTAAAGACATTTTAAAGTTTCTCGTAGGTGATGACACTAAGTCTGGATCAATGGTTCAAGAATTAAATATTCTTCAAGATAGAATTGAAATTTTAAAAGACCAATTGAAGGCCACAAAGAGCGAGCTTTCCAATATTGGCGGCATTGTTGAGAAAAGCCCCTTTATGTTTCACTCTGTGAATACCAATGCAGAGATCGTAATTGCCAATGAAAAACTACACAGTGAACTTGGATACCAGCCTAAAGAACTTATAGGAAAATCCATTTATGATCTTTATGATCCTAGAGAAAAAATGGCTGTCACTGCATCACTAAGAGAATTAATGAGCTCCAATAAGAATATAAAGGCTTACACGACTTATTTAAGAAAAAACGGTGAGCCGCTCAGAGTCGAAGTGATGTCGACGGCCATTATGAACTCCAAGAATGAATTTGTGGCAACCTCAAGCATTTCTAGAATTTTAGATTCTGATTCACTTTTACGCGCTCTTCATGGTATCTACGAGCCCGAAGAAGAAGATTAAAAAAGCTAAGGGATAAAACTCTTGGCGTTCAATCGGGGGTTTTATGAAGTTTTTTATTTTGGTTACTCTTTTATCATTTCAAGTTTCGGCACAACAAATATCAGCAGAAGGAAATATCCGTACAGTTCTAAATCCACCACAAGCTGGGGAGGTTTTTGTTCCTCCAGGATTTGATGATCTGGACGAAGCAGAAATTACTTTTGTGAATCATAGCAGAAATTCTTGCTTTATTAAAACTTACTCTCTTCCTCCGCAAGTAGATGAAGCGACGAAGACTATCCGCATTTCAAATATGTCTTTGATTCTAAAATCAGATTTTTGTAAATCAAGAAATATTGCAACGCCAACAACTCTAAAAGTAGGCGAGTTAAAAGCAGGTTCTTACAAGGTAGAATTTCAAACTGCTAAGGGAGAATATCAATCTTACGGAGATATCCACATCAGCAAAAGTAAATCTGAAGAAAAAGATGATTTCGAATATGCAGGGCTAGATGTGAACGAGTTGACCGTGAAAGTGAATAGAGAAACTAAGAAAATCGAATTGAACCTTCCAGGATCTTTCCCGAACGGCTGTTACGCTTTCAAAGAAATCAAAGTGATTGATGACCGTTCACCAACGGTGATCGAAGTTCTCCCGATCGTCGAGACGGTGACCGATGTTTGCACTCAAGATATTCAATTTTATAATAAGCAAGTATTAATCCCATACGATGTATCGACAACAACAAAGAAACTCATTCACATTAGATCCGCGGACGGCGTAGCAATAAACCGTGTTGTAAATCTCGAATAAATTTGAAATAAAAAAAGAGACTAGATTCAAACTAGTCTCTTTTTCCAATGTTATTCAATTAATATGTATTCAGTAGATTTTTAATCCCGGCGAACAACGTACACAATGTTGCCTTCAATTGTTTTTTCAGAATTTGGAACCACAACCTGGTTGGTCTTGAAGGTAAAAACTGTAGATCTCACTTCTGTTGGACCGGCCAATCCAGCTTCTGTTGTTTTGTATCCACTATCTTTTATAGTGAGAGAGCAATCCATAGCACTGCTTCCTAGGACATCTTTTGGCGTAGAATCAGTGCATTTGCTAGAAATATCTATCAGTACTTTGTTTTCACTATCGCCCAATGTTGTTGAGGCTAAAGTCTTTGACAGAATAGCAGAGAGGTTTTTTTCATCCGTGTTGAAGTCTTGATCTACAACTGTAACTGAAGCTGAGTTATCCAATAGAAGTTTAAGAAGCTCTGATGTGAGTTTGAGTTTTTCGTTAGCGAATGCAGAAGTTGAGAGTGTGAAGGTAAGAAGGAAAGTTACTAATTTCATGGCGCCTCCGGTTTGTCTATAATTGATATAGATTTGTTCGTGGCTCATTATTTACTGCATTTCCCTTAAACTGTACATTGGAGAATTAGGAAAAAACTCCCACTTATGCCTTTATGATTGAAATAGGCCAAAAAAAGACGTATTTATGTACCTCTTACAAAAGGTGATCTATGAAAGTTGAAATTATTGATATTGGCCAGCCTGAATTTCGCAAATTTACGTTTGATCAAACGATCTCAAAGACAGAAGTCGAATATCCTTCATCGACCCAAGCTGAAAGATCACCCTTGGCCAATAAGATCTTTGGTTTCCCATGGACAGAGCAAGTTACGGTGGGAACTGACCATGTGGTCGTAAAGAAACAAGATTGGGTAGATTGGGAAATGCTCGCAGAACCTCTTGCCGGTCTCATCAAAGAACATTTCGATATGCTTAAAAGCGATGGAGTTCAAGATTTCGAAGAAAATCCTCCATTAAAGACGGTAGATCCAACTAAAACTGCTGAAGAACTAAGCTCTAGTTTGGCTCAAAATCCCTTTGCAGCCCAAGTGCAGAAGGTTCTTGATAGCGACATCAATCCTATGGTTGCAAGTCATGGCGGTAAAGTGAGCCTGGTTGACCTTACTCAAGATACAGTTTACGTGAAATTAGAAGGCGGTTGCCAAGGCTGTTCTTCGTCTCAAGCGACTCTGAAGCAAGGTGTGGAAATCGCGATCAAACGCGCATTGCCATCGATTCAAAATGTTATTGATGTCACTGATCACGCATCAGGCCACAATCCCTACATGTGATGGTCTCTCTGCTTCAATACTAAAGTCTCACCCAATCTGATTCCAATTTGGGTCTAAAATATTTTTAGTTTTAGTCTAAGGTCGTCATGCCCACATTTACAATTGTTGGCAGTTCAGTTATGCCTTAAGATCTTAATAGTATTGATCTTTACTCACAATCAAACAGGATATCGACGCTTTGGAAAAAAATAAATTAAGTTACATGAATCAATCGAACGCCGAATATATCGACGGACTTTATCAACAGTATTTAAAATCTCCCGACACTGTCGAAAATGAATGGAAAAGATTTTTCGAGGGAATGGAATTTTCTAAAGACGGCGGTCTTTCAGAAAAAGATTTAAACGTATATAGATTAATTCGCGCGTATCGTGATTATGGACATTTCGAAGCGCAATTGAATCCACTTCAAAACTCCAATTCAAAATCAGAAGAATTGTCTTTAACAAAATACGGACTAACGGATGCTGACCTTGGACAGCACTTTGAAATTGGTGCGTACAAAGGGACGCTAAAGGAAATCGTAGAGTCTCTCAAAAGAACTTACTGCGGAACTTTATCGGTGCAAGTGGCCGAGACAAAGCCGCGCATTCGTGAATGGTTTATCAACGAGATGGAAAAAAATCTTGAGAACCATAAAATTTCTAAAGAAGAAAAATTAAATATCTTAAGACAAGTGATCATCACCGATTCCTTCGAAAATTTTTTACACACACGCTATGTGGGAGCAAAAAGATTCTCTGTAGAAGGTGGAGATTCATTGATTCCAATTTTAGAAAAGATCGCAGGTAGCGGAACTAAAATCGGTGTCGAAGAAATCACGATTGGTATGGCTCATAGAGGAAGACTGAACGTTCTTGCAAATTTTATGGGTAAAGGTTACGGAGATATTTTCTCTGAGTTCGACGGAAAAGCTTTTGATGGAATTCCTGGTTTGGATGGCGACGTAAAATATCATTTGGGTTACCAATCGGTAAAAGAAACAGCGAATGGCCCATGCGCGGTATCGTTAGCATTTAATCCGTCACACTTAGAAGCGGTCAACCCGGTTGTTCAAGGTATCGTAAGAGCAAAACAAAGAATTAGAAAAGACACAGAAAAAAGAAAAAAAGTTGTTCCGGTGTTAATTCACGGTGAGGCGGCATTTGCTGGCCAAGGCGTTGTGAGTGAAGGTTTTCAGATGTCACAACTCAAAGGTTATACTGTGGGTGGAACAGTTCATATCATTATCGATAACCAAGTGGGTTTCACGGCGGACGTAGTGGACACAAGAAGTTCTCCGTATTCATCTGACGTTGCAAAAACATTATTGTGTCCAGTGATTCATGTGAATGGTGACGATGTTGAGGCGTGCGTAAGAGCTGCCGATATTGCAATTCGATTCAGACAAGAATTCGGTCACGACGTTGTGATCAATATGACTTGCTATCGAAGATTTGGACACAACGAAGGTGATGAGCCTGCATTCACGCAACCGGTGATGTACGCCATCATTAAGAATCATCCAACATTAGCAGAAATCTATGGTGCAAAATTAATCGCAGAAAAACATATCGATGAAAAGGGTTTGACTGCGCTCACTCAAGAGAAAATGGACAATCTCCAAAAGATCTTGGATGAAGTGAGAAAAAAACCTTTAACCCTTAAGCTCATGTCTTTTGAAGGTTTGTGGAAAGGCTTCAGACGTGGAGAGCTTAAAGACTTCGACGTTCCAACGAATACAAAAACAGATTTAAAAAATTTAAAGAAAGTGGGGGAAGTTTTAACGACTTTCCCTAAGGGTTTTACTCCACATTCAAAAATTGAAAAATTAGTTGAACAAAGAAAGCAAATGGCAACTGGGGAGAAACCAGTGGACTGGGGCATGGCAGAGCTTCTTTGTTATGGAAGTTTGATTCACGAGGGAACTTCGGTAAGGCTTTCTGGTCAAGATTGCGGAAGAGGAACATTCACTCACAGACATTCCGTATTCTATGATGTTAAAACTGGAGAGCCATACACTCCGTTAAAAACTGTGAATTTAGAAAAAGAATTCTGTGTATACGATTCATTGTTATCTGAATATGGTGTTCTTGGATTTGAATACGGAAATTCGATTTCAGATCCAACATTTCTAACAATTTGGGAAGCGCAATTTGGTGACTTTATGAACGGTGCTCAAATCATCATCGACCAATTCTTGGTTGCAGGCGAGAGCAAATGGTATCAAATGAGTGGCCTTGTGCTTTTACTTCCTCACGGATACGAAGGACAAGGACCTGAGCACTCAAGCGCAAGGCTCGAAAGATTCTTACAATCCTGTGCACAAGCGAACATCCAAGTCTGTAACTTTACAACTCCAGCGCAACTTTTCCACGCCTTAAGACGCCAAGTGAAGAGAGATTTCAGGAAACCGTTAGTTGTAATGTCTCCCAAATCATTACTCAGACATCCAAAAGTCGTTTCAACATTGGAAGAACTATCGACAGGAACGTTCCAAGAAATTCTATTGGATCCAACAGTGAAGGATTACAAAAATGTTGAACAATTCGTATTCTGTTCTGGAAAAGTTTATTACGACTTAGATGATGCTAGAGAAAAGGCAAAAGTTGTAGGCACCGATAAGGTTGCTGTGATCAGAGTAGAGCAGCTGTACCCATTCCCAGAAAAGAAAATTCATGAATTAATTAAATCTTCAAAGAAGTTAAAGGCCATCACATGGTTGCAGGAAGAACCGAAGAACATGGGCGCATACAATGTAGTCGCTCCATGGTTTGATCATAAAGTTCATTACATAGGACGTGATATGAGAGCATCTCCGGCGACGGGATCTCCATACAAACACGCAGAAGAGCAAAAAGAAATCGCAACTCAATTTTTAGAATTATACAAGAAGTAGGAGTCAGAAATGAAAGACGTAAAGATACCAACAGTAGGCGAATCTATCACGGAAGCCACAATTGCTCGTTGGATTAAGAAAACTGGTGAGTTTGTAAAAAAAGGTGAAGCGATTCTAGAAGTAGAAACCGACAAGGCCAACGTGGAAGTTGTTGCAGATGATAGTGGTGTTTTAAAAACATCAGCGAACGAAGGCGATGTGGTTCTGATTGGGTCGACAGTTGCGCAGATTGATGAATCAAAGGCAGCCCCAAATGCGGCTGCTCCAGCGGAAGAAAAAGCATCGCCTGCAGCTCCAGCTCCTAAATCTGCTCCAGCAGCAGCGGGAACAGAGATGCACGCGAGCAGCGAACATTCTCCTGCGGTGAGAAAGATCGTTGCCGAAAAGCAAATCGATGTCACAACAATTCAAGGAACTGGAAAAGATGGAAGATTAACTAAGGCTGACGTCACCAATCCTCAGGCGAAAGCTCCTGCGGCTCCCTCTGCTCCAGCAAAAGCGCCAAGCGCTCCAATGCCAACAAGAGCTCCCTCTTCGCAACAAGGCCAACAAGAGCGCGTAAAGATGACTAATATCCGTAAGAAGATTGCTGAAAGATTATTAATGTCTCAGCAAACGACAGCAACTCTAACAACATTTAACGATGTGGATATGACAAATCTTTTAGCTTTAAGAGCTAAATACAAAGATACTTTTAAAGAAAAGTATAATGTGTCTTTAGGTTTCATGGGCTTCTTCGTAAAAGCTTCTATCGAGGCTCTAAAAGAAATTCGTGCGGTGAATGGTTTGATCGATGGAACGGATATGATCTACAACAATTTCTACAACATTGGTGTAGCGGTGGGCACAGAGAAAGGGTTGATCGTTCCAGTATTAAAAGATGCAGATCACTTATCATTAGCTGGAATTGAACAAGAAATTAAAAATTATGCATTGAAGGCACGCGACGGAAAAATTTCTCCAGATGATTTATCAGGAGGAACATTCACGATCTCTAACGGTGGTGTGTATGGATCGCTGATGTCTACGCCAATTTTAAATCCACCACAGAGTGGTATCTTGGGTATGCATAGAATCGAAGAAAGACCTGTTGCAATCAATGGCAAAGTTGAAATCAGACCCATGATGTATCTTGCATTATCTTACGACCATAGAGTGATCGATGGCAAAGAAGCAGTGACATTCTTAGTGAAGATTAAACAATGTATCGAAGACCCGACTCGTATTCTTTTAGAAGTATAATTCTCTTTAGTAAAGGCAAAAAAAATGGCAGAAAATAATTTTGATGTGGTTTTTATCGGCGCTGGTCCTGGTGGTTACACGGGAGCAATACGTGCAGCTCAACTAGGAATGAAGGTTGCGATCGTAGAAAAATATAAAACTCTTGGTGGGACTTGTCTCAATGTAGGTTGTATTCCTTCAAAAGCTCTTCTGGATTCTTCCGAGCATTTCGAAGCGGCAAATCATGAGTTAGAAGCTCATGGTGTAAAAGTAAGCGGTGTAAGTCTAGATCTTAATCGTATGATGGAAAGAAAATCTAAAATCGTAAAAGATCTCACCAGTGGTGTAGATTTCCTTATGAAAAAAAACAAAATCGAAAGATTTTTAGGCTACGGAAAAATCACAACACCCAATGAAGTAGAAATCAAAGCGGAAGACGGCGCAACGATGAAGCTTGCTGCCAAAAACATAGTCATCGCCACAGGGAGTGTGGTTGCTGAACTGCCATTTATGAAAGTGGATAAAATCAATGTGATTTCATCCACCCAAGCTCTATCACTTGAGACTGTTCCAAAGCACTTGGTGGTTGTGGGTGGCGGTGTGATCGGACTAGAACTGGGTTCAGTGTGGAAGAGACTTGGCGCAAAAGTCACAGTAATTGAATTTGCTGATCGCATTGCCAGTATGATGGATTCTCAAATGACAACCGTCCTTACTCGTTCTTTGAAAAAACAAGGAATGGAGTTTGTTTTGAAGGCCAAAGTGACAGGTTATAAAGCTGAGAAAAAAGGCAAAGAAACTGAAATCACCGTTACATATGAGGACATGACAAAAAATACAACAGTGGATATTAAGTGCGATAAAATTTTATTGGCCGTTGGTAGAAAACCTTTTTCCGAAGGCTTAGGCTTAGAAGAATTAGGAATTGAAAAAGACAAGCGCGGATTTATCCAAGTGAATGATCACTACCAAACGAAGCACCCAAATATTTTTGCAATTGGTGATGTGATTCCTGGTCCAATGCTTGCCCACAAATCAGAAGAAGAAGGTGTTGCCGTTGCGGAGATCCTTGCGGGTCAGGCGGGACATGTGAATTACAATACGGTTCCTTCCGTGATCTATACTTGGCCAGAGCTTGCTAGTGTCGGTTTATCAGAAGAGCAAGTAAAAGAAAAAGGCACAGAATATAAAGTTGGAACATTTCCATTCACAGCAAATGCGAGAGCAAAAGCTATCGGTATGACAGATGGACTTGTAAAAGTGATCGCAGACAAAGCAACGGACAAAGTTTTAGGAGTTCACATCGTTGGTCCAAGAGCTTCTGACGTTCTTGCAGAAGCGGTGATAGCAATGGAATTCAGCGCATCGGCTGAAGACATAGCAAGAACATTCCACGGTCATCCTACGCTCTCAGAAGTGATGAGAGAAGCTGCGCTCAACGTTGATAAAATGGCCCGCCAAGGTTAAGAAGTCTTTATGATTTTTAGAGGTAATTTGTGAAGGCAATGTTTTGTACGGGTTATAGGTCATTAGACTATCTTAGGCTCGTAGACGTAGATAAGCCTGTGCTGGGCGAGAGTGATTTGCTTATCGAAGTGAAATTCAGTTCTGTTCAAACCGCAGATTGGCGCATTCAAAGTTTCGAAATGCCTAAAGGTATGGGGACACTTGCGAGACTTATTTTTGGTTTTTCCAAACCCAGGCAGCCTATTTTGGGAACCGAAATTTCGGGTGTGATCAAGGCTACGGGTCCAAATGTAAAAACATTTAAAGTTGGAGACGAAGTAGTTGCAGTTCTTGGTGCAAAATTTGGAGGTCATGCCGAATTTATAAAAGTAAAAGAAGATAGTCTTATTCTTAAAAAGCCTTCGAATATGAAATTTCAAGAGGCCGCGTGCTTATCTTTTGGAGGATTAACTGCTCTTGATTTTTTGAAATATAAAGCAAACGTTAAGAGTCGAGAACATGTGTTGATTCACGGAGCATCAGGTGCAGTGGGACTTGCGGCAATTCAGATTGCAAAGCACCTGGGAGCGGTCGTTACAGCTGTCTGCAGCCAGGAAAACTTTCCACTAGTTAGATCCATCGGTGCTGATTTTGTGTTGGATTACAGCAAGGAAGCATTTTGGAAATCAGAGACCAAGTATGACGTTATTTTTGATATTATTGGAAACTTCAAAATTTCAGAAGGCCTTGATTCGCTTAAAGACTTCGGTCGATTGGTTTTAATAGCGGCTGGGCTTGAGCAAATGTTATTTGGTAGTGTACAAACTATATCCACAAAAAAGAAAGTCATTACAGGAGTAGGAGCAGAGTCGAAAGATCTTTTATTGGAATTAATTCAGCTTTATGAAAGAGGCCAATACAAGTCCATTATTGATAGAGAGTATTCATTGGAACAGATTCCTGAAGCTTACAAATACACTAGTGGACGTCACAAGCGAGGCAATGTAGTCATCAACATTGGCGGAGTGCGCTCTAGAGATTAACTGATTAAATTTTACAAGAGCCGCTGCGATCAAAGATTGAATTTGTGCTATTTTCTACGGCCTTCACGTAACCATAAAAATTACTTCTTTTAACTAACTTCATCACGATATTGAAGGCCTCGGCCTCAGTTTTTTTTCTTAGAGCACTTTTACCTATGGAACCTTTAATTGTATTGAGAACAGCTCCTGGGCCCTTATTATACATTCCTAGAGTGATGTAAGATCTTACTTGTCTATATTGATCCGTATTTGTTTTAGCGTAGCCCCAGTAAGCCAACAATTTTTCTGCATTGTAAGGGTTTCCTTCATCGCTGCGATAATGAAGGTAAAGTCCGATTCCACCCAATAAACTCCTGCCAATTCCGTCACCCATGGAAATGAATTCGCAAGATTTTAAATTTTTTATTTGCGTGGTTCTGGCTAAGAGTTTTTTGAAATTTTCGCAGGACCTGGGATTGTTCGTAACATGTTTTTTAAGAAATCGAAATCCTGCGTTTCCCGGATGGAATAAATTCTTTTGAGTTCCTCGAATCAACTGTGCGATTCCAGTTCCTCCATCATATTGAAAGAAAAATCCAAAAGCTGATTCATGATTTAGTTTTTTAAAAATTATTTTTCTCTCAAAACTATCAATAGAGTCACCATAACATCTCAAAGCTTCGTTTAAGCCCCAATAAATATAATCCACCACGCCATCTGTTACACAGGGAGTTTGTTTTACGTAAGTTCCATTCTCTGCTGAAGAAGCGCAAGTTTTTTTACTTTGGGTAACATAAGGGATTCTCTTCATGGCGCATGAAATTTGCTCCCTATTTATAAAACTTTGGAAGCTTGTTTCTCGAAAATAACTAGGAATTAATTGTTTTTCTTGCTCTCTCTTGTATGCGGCTAAGAACGAATCTTGTTCGGTGAGGATGGATTTTTCTAATTGATCAGCATAAGTTCTAATGTTTGTGTTGCCAATAATGCAGGTGTTGTTTGTTGGATAAGTTGGAAAGAGTGGAGCCGCATTCTGCTGTGTGGGGATGAGAGGCTGTCTCGGTACCGGAGAGCTTGGTGCGAGAGTTGGAAATAAAGATGTTTGGGCAAAAGCCACAGCTTTCAACACCATTAAGATGAAGAACACTGCTATTGTTTTTTTCATTTGAAAGTGGGTGATAGCGCGTATTGTGTTATTTTTTAAACAAAAAGTTATGTTTTTTGATTTCGCATTACGTTTTTATACACGTAAACCCACTCTGAAACTAAGGTGCCCGCCGAAATTTCAGCGAGCACTCTGTAGATTGATTCTGAGTTGTAAATTATTTATGAGACTACGATGTGAGTTTGCGCAGCACGTAATGCAGGATTCCACCATTTTTAAAATATTCAACTTCAACGGCAGTGTCTAATCTTGATTTCACTTTGATTTTTTCTTTCACACCATTGACTCGAGTAATTGTCACATCCAATTCTTGTTGTGCTTTCAATCCTGTTTCAATTCCTTGAATATCAAAGATCTCAGTTCCATCCAGTTTCAAAGTTTTTCTGTCTGTGCCTGGCATAAATTGTAATGGAATAACTCCCATACCAATCAAATTGGATCTATGAATTCTCTCGAAACTTTCTGTGATCACAGCTTTTACTCCAAGAAGTAATGTTCCTTTTGCAGCCCAGTCACGTGATGATCCCGTTCCATATTCTTTACCACCAATAATTACAAGTGGAGTTTTAGAATCTTGATACTTCATTGAAGCATCATAGATCGACATAGTCTCTCCACTCGGAATGTATTTGGTGATTCCACCTTCAGTGCCTGGAAGCATTTCGTTTTTCAGCCTGATGTTTGCAAAAGTTCCCCTTACCATGACGTCATCATTTCCGCGACGTGCACCATAAGAGTTAAAGTCATTGGGAGGAATGCCTTTTGAACCCAAGAACTTTCCAGCAGGAGAATCTTTTTTGATATTTCCAGCAGGAGAAATGTGATCTGTGGTGATGGAGTCACCTAAGATCGCAAGTGGTCTTGCGCCATGAATATCCTTAAGAGCTTCTGGAGCTTTCTTCATTGTTGCAAAGTACGGAGGATTTTTGATGTAAGTGCTTTCTGTCCAATTGTAGTTTTCAGAAGTTGTAGTTTGAATTTTTTGCCAGTCAGCTGTGCCTGCAAAAACATTATTGTAACGACCGTTGAACATTTGCGTAGTTAAAACACCATGAACAGTGTCGTTCACTTCTTTCGTTGTTGGCCAGATGTCTTTTAAGAAAACTGGTTTTCCATCTTTACCATTTCCAATCGGATCTTTTGCAAAATCAATGGTCATGGTGCCAGCGAGAGCATAAGCCACCACAAGTGGTGGAGAGGCAAGATAGTTTGCTTTTGAATGCGGGTTAATTCTTCCTTCGAAGTTTCTATTTCCAGAAAGTACCGAAGCCACCACTAGATTTCCCTTTTCCACTGCATTTGAAATGGGAAGTGGAAGAGGTCCAGAGTTACCAATGCAAGTCGTGCAACCATAACCAACAAGGTTAAAGCCCACTTTATCAAGATAAGTTTGTAATCCTGCTTTTTCTAGATAGTCAGTTACAACTTGAGATCCTGGAGCGAGAGAGGTCTTTACCCAAGGTTTCATTGTTAAGCCTTTTTCAACCGCTTTCTTGGCAACGATCCCAGCGCCCACCATAACGTAAGGATTTGAAGTGTTGGTGCAGCTAGTGATGGCAGCGATAACTACGTCACCATTTCCAAGTTTATAATCAGCGCCTTCCACCGTTGTTGCACTTTGCTCTTTTGATGTTTTTTCTGCTGGAACACTAAAGCCAAGAGCCAATTGATTTTTGAAATCAGAGTGAGCTACTGATAGTGAAACTCTGTCTTGTGGTCTTTTCGGTCCTGCAAGAGAAGATTCAACAGTCGAGATATCCAAACTCAAAGTGTCATTGAATTGAATTCCTTCGCCAGAACCATCTCTCCAGAAGCCAGTTTGTTTTGCATAGGCTTCAACGAGCGCGCAAGTTTGATCATCACGACCAGAAAGTTTTAAGTACTTCATTGTTTCTTCATCGATCGGAAAGAATCCACAGGTTGCGCCATATTCAGGAGCCATGTTCGCAATTGTCGCTCTATCAGCAAGAGGAAGATTTTTTAAACCTGGTCCATAGAATTCTACGAACTTACCAACAACGCCTTTTTTTCTCAGCATGTTTGTAACTGTTAGAACTAGATCCGTCGCCGTGACGCCTTCCTTGAGTTGTCCTTCGATTTTAAAACCAATCACTTCTGGAATCAGCATACTGATCGCTTGACCAAGCATTGCGGCTTCTGCCTCGATACCGCCCACGCCCCAGCCAAGAACTGCAAGACCATTCACCATAGTTGTATGACTATCAGTTCCTACGAGTGTATCTGGATAAGCATATTCTTCGTTCGGAGTTTTTGTCGTCCAAACAGTTTTCGCAAGATACTCTAAATTCACTTGATGGCAAATTCCGGTCCCAGGAGGTACCACTCTAAAATTATTGAATGCGCCTTGGCCCCATTTTAGGAATACATATCTTTCTTGGTTTTTTTCAAATTCTACTTTTACATTCTCATCAAAGGACTTGCTTGTTCCGTAATGATCCACAGTCACAGAGTGATCGATCACGAGATCCACGGGTGTGAGTGGGTTGATCTTTGTTACGTCACCACCTAATTTTTTTACAGCATCTCTCATCGCAGCGAGATCTACAACCGCAGGAACGCCTGTGAAATCTTGCATAAGAACTCTTGCAGGGAAGAATGATATTTCTCTTTCTAGAGATTTTTTATCCATACCGAGTAAGCTCTCAATATCTTCGCTAGTTACATTCAATCCATCTTCGTGCCTCAAAAGATTTTCAAGTAAAACCTTGATAGAATTGGGAAGTTTCTTCAGATTTGGATGATTGATTTTTTGAATATCAAAAATCGTATACTCCTTAGAGCCGACTTTGAGTTTTGATTTTGTTTTAAAACTGTCTTTAGACTGAACTAATAATTGAGCTGACATAGGTAGATCCTTTCGAAGCATGACTGACTAAATGTATTTCTCAATTGGTATTCAATCATTTTCCAGCGGATCTGCCAATGAAAATTCGGTCTGGCTAGAACTGTGAACGGATGCTCCATAAGTCTGGAAAAATCGGTTGAAAGAGTGTCTTTCTAAGGTACTCTGCGCCAGGAGATCCACCGGTTCCCATTTTTACTCCGATGGTTCTTTCTACCATCTTGACGTGGCGATATCGCCATTCTTGGAGCCCTTCATCAAGATCCACTAGCCTTTCGCACAGCTGAGAGAGAAGAGGATCGGTCTTGTATATTTCCATTAGTATTTTTTGCAAATCCAAGTTTTCTTCGATGGGCTGAGTGACGTTT
This DNA window, taken from Bdellovibrionota bacterium, encodes the following:
- a CDS encoding CBS domain-containing protein codes for the protein MKIAKDIMTKSPFSLKSSMLVPTAVQMMMSHHISSAPILDSNDQLLGQISEIEILKCYIQVSRKGYEKKVLYDFKGFFSKASTVDINDTIAVVVKGVLESPSHRILVLENKKLVGIISPKDILKFLVGDDTKSGSMVQELNILQDRIEILKDQLKATKSELSNIGGIVEKSPFMFHSVNTNAEIVIANEKLHSELGYQPKELIGKSIYDLYDPREKMAVTASLRELMSSNKNIKAYTTYLRKNGEPLRVEVMSTAIMNSKNEFVATSSISRILDSDSLLRALHGIYEPEEED
- a CDS encoding NifU family protein produces the protein MKVEIIDIGQPEFRKFTFDQTISKTEVEYPSSTQAERSPLANKIFGFPWTEQVTVGTDHVVVKKQDWVDWEMLAEPLAGLIKEHFDMLKSDGVQDFEENPPLKTVDPTKTAEELSSSLAQNPFAAQVQKVLDSDINPMVASHGGKVSLVDLTQDTVYVKLEGGCQGCSSSQATLKQGVEIAIKRALPSIQNVIDVTDHASGHNPYM
- a CDS encoding 2-oxoglutarate dehydrogenase E1 component, which gives rise to MEKNKLSYMNQSNAEYIDGLYQQYLKSPDTVENEWKRFFEGMEFSKDGGLSEKDLNVYRLIRAYRDYGHFEAQLNPLQNSNSKSEELSLTKYGLTDADLGQHFEIGAYKGTLKEIVESLKRTYCGTLSVQVAETKPRIREWFINEMEKNLENHKISKEEKLNILRQVIITDSFENFLHTRYVGAKRFSVEGGDSLIPILEKIAGSGTKIGVEEITIGMAHRGRLNVLANFMGKGYGDIFSEFDGKAFDGIPGLDGDVKYHLGYQSVKETANGPCAVSLAFNPSHLEAVNPVVQGIVRAKQRIRKDTEKRKKVVPVLIHGEAAFAGQGVVSEGFQMSQLKGYTVGGTVHIIIDNQVGFTADVVDTRSSPYSSDVAKTLLCPVIHVNGDDVEACVRAADIAIRFRQEFGHDVVINMTCYRRFGHNEGDEPAFTQPVMYAIIKNHPTLAEIYGAKLIAEKHIDEKGLTALTQEKMDNLQKILDEVRKKPLTLKLMSFEGLWKGFRRGELKDFDVPTNTKTDLKNLKKVGEVLTTFPKGFTPHSKIEKLVEQRKQMATGEKPVDWGMAELLCYGSLIHEGTSVRLSGQDCGRGTFTHRHSVFYDVKTGEPYTPLKTVNLEKEFCVYDSLLSEYGVLGFEYGNSISDPTFLTIWEAQFGDFMNGAQIIIDQFLVAGESKWYQMSGLVLLLPHGYEGQGPEHSSARLERFLQSCAQANIQVCNFTTPAQLFHALRRQVKRDFRKPLVVMSPKSLLRHPKVVSTLEELSTGTFQEILLDPTVKDYKNVEQFVFCSGKVYYDLDDAREKAKVVGTDKVAVIRVEQLYPFPEKKIHELIKSSKKLKAITWLQEEPKNMGAYNVVAPWFDHKVHYIGRDMRASPATGSPYKHAEEQKEIATQFLELYKK
- the odhB gene encoding 2-oxoglutarate dehydrogenase complex dihydrolipoyllysine-residue succinyltransferase, which produces MKDVKIPTVGESITEATIARWIKKTGEFVKKGEAILEVETDKANVEVVADDSGVLKTSANEGDVVLIGSTVAQIDESKAAPNAAAPAEEKASPAAPAPKSAPAAAGTEMHASSEHSPAVRKIVAEKQIDVTTIQGTGKDGRLTKADVTNPQAKAPAAPSAPAKAPSAPMPTRAPSSQQGQQERVKMTNIRKKIAERLLMSQQTTATLTTFNDVDMTNLLALRAKYKDTFKEKYNVSLGFMGFFVKASIEALKEIRAVNGLIDGTDMIYNNFYNIGVAVGTEKGLIVPVLKDADHLSLAGIEQEIKNYALKARDGKISPDDLSGGTFTISNGGVYGSLMSTPILNPPQSGILGMHRIEERPVAINGKVEIRPMMYLALSYDHRVIDGKEAVTFLVKIKQCIEDPTRILLEV